A region of Streptomyces deccanensis DNA encodes the following proteins:
- a CDS encoding FtsK/SpoIIIE family DNA translocase produces MASRQSAAKKPPAKKAAAPTKAPAKKAPAKKAAAKKAPAKKATAKKTAPPKPAPSPTGGVYRLVRAVWLGAAHAVGAVFRGIGQGARNLDPAHRKDGVALLLLALSLIVAAGTWSNLRGPVGDLVEMLVTGAFGRLDLLVPILLAVVAVRFIRHPEKPEANGRIVIGLSALVIGVLGQVHIACGSPARSVGMQAIRDAGGLIGWGTATPLTYTMGEALAVAMLVLLTVFGLLVVTATPVNAIPQRLRLLGQKLGIIADDEDDDEFAEDDARYEEQWRDALPARPRRRGSAPEPYDPDGAEQEALTRRRPRRSAVRQPDPDRPMDAVDVAAAAAAALDGAVLHGMPPSPVVADLTQGVTAGDREETTPVPAARSKPPQQEPPAAKPPKGARQDALVPDLTKKAPDAPRELPARAEQLQLSGDITYALPSLDLLERGGPGKTRTAANDAIAASLTNVFAEFKVDAAVTGFTRGPTVTRYEVELGPAVKVEKITALTKNIAYAVASPDVRIISPIPGKSAVGIEIPNSDREMVNLGDVLRLAEDDDPMMVAFGKDVEGGYVMHSLAKMPHMLVAGATGSGKSSCINCLITSVMMRATPEDVRMVLVDPKRVELTAYEGIPHLITPIITNPKRAAEALQWVVREMDLRYDDLAAFGYRHIDDFNEAIRNGKVKLPEGSERELQPYPYLLVIVDELADLMMVAPRDVEDAIVRITQLARAAGIHLVLATQRPSVDVVTGLIKANVPSRLAFATSSLADSRVILDQPGAEKLIGKGDGLFLPMGANKPTRMQGAFVTEDEVAAIVQHCKDQMAPVFRDDVTVGTKQKKEIDEEIGDDLDLLCQAAELVVSTQFGSTSMLQRKLRVGFAKAGRLMDLMESRGVVGPSEGSKARDVLVKPDELDGVLAVIRGETEA; encoded by the coding sequence ATGGCCTCACGTCAGTCCGCAGCGAAGAAGCCGCCCGCTAAGAAGGCGGCCGCTCCGACGAAGGCTCCGGCGAAGAAGGCCCCCGCTAAGAAAGCCGCCGCCAAGAAGGCACCTGCCAAGAAGGCGACGGCGAAGAAGACGGCCCCTCCGAAGCCGGCGCCCAGTCCGACCGGAGGCGTGTACCGACTCGTACGCGCCGTCTGGCTCGGTGCCGCGCACGCCGTCGGTGCCGTGTTCCGCGGCATAGGGCAGGGCGCCAGGAATCTCGACCCGGCGCACCGCAAGGACGGTGTCGCGCTGCTGCTGCTCGCGCTCTCCCTGATCGTCGCCGCCGGCACCTGGTCGAATCTGCGCGGCCCGGTCGGCGATCTCGTCGAGATGCTGGTGACCGGTGCCTTCGGCCGGCTGGACCTGCTGGTGCCGATACTGCTCGCGGTCGTCGCCGTGCGGTTCATCCGGCACCCCGAGAAGCCCGAGGCCAACGGCCGGATCGTCATCGGCCTGTCCGCGCTCGTCATCGGCGTCCTCGGCCAGGTCCACATCGCCTGCGGCTCGCCCGCCCGCAGCGTCGGCATGCAGGCGATAAGGGACGCCGGAGGGCTCATCGGCTGGGGCACGGCCACCCCGTTGACGTACACCATGGGCGAGGCCCTCGCCGTGGCGATGCTCGTGCTGCTCACGGTCTTCGGGCTGCTCGTCGTCACCGCGACGCCGGTCAACGCGATCCCGCAACGACTGCGGCTGCTCGGCCAGAAGCTCGGCATCATCGCGGACGACGAGGACGACGACGAGTTCGCCGAGGACGACGCGCGCTACGAGGAGCAGTGGCGCGACGCCCTGCCCGCGCGCCCCCGCCGGCGCGGCTCCGCGCCCGAGCCGTACGACCCGGACGGCGCCGAGCAGGAGGCCCTCACCCGGCGCCGCCCGAGGCGCTCCGCCGTACGGCAGCCCGACCCGGACCGGCCGATGGACGCCGTGGACGTCGCCGCGGCGGCCGCCGCCGCGCTCGACGGGGCGGTGCTGCACGGCATGCCGCCCTCGCCGGTGGTCGCCGACCTCACGCAGGGCGTCACCGCGGGGGACCGGGAGGAGACCACTCCCGTACCGGCCGCGCGCAGCAAGCCGCCCCAGCAGGAGCCCCCGGCCGCCAAGCCGCCCAAGGGCGCCAGGCAGGACGCCCTGGTGCCGGACCTGACCAAGAAGGCACCGGACGCGCCCCGCGAGCTGCCGGCGCGTGCCGAACAGCTCCAGCTCTCCGGCGACATCACCTACGCGCTGCCCTCGCTCGACCTGCTGGAGCGGGGCGGACCCGGAAAAACGCGTACCGCGGCCAACGACGCCATAGCTGCCTCCCTGACGAACGTGTTCGCCGAGTTCAAGGTCGACGCCGCCGTCACCGGCTTCACCCGCGGGCCGACGGTCACCCGGTACGAGGTCGAGCTGGGGCCGGCGGTCAAGGTCGAGAAAATCACCGCCCTGACCAAGAACATCGCGTACGCGGTCGCCAGCCCTGATGTCCGGATCATCTCCCCGATCCCGGGGAAGTCCGCCGTCGGCATCGAGATTCCCAACAGCGACCGCGAGATGGTCAACCTGGGAGACGTGCTCCGCCTCGCCGAGGACGACGACCCGATGATGGTCGCGTTCGGCAAGGACGTGGAGGGCGGCTACGTCATGCACAGCCTGGCGAAGATGCCGCACATGCTGGTCGCCGGCGCGACCGGCTCCGGCAAGTCGTCCTGCATCAACTGCCTGATCACCTCGGTCATGATGCGTGCGACGCCCGAGGACGTCCGCATGGTGCTCGTCGACCCCAAGCGCGTCGAGCTGACCGCGTACGAGGGCATCCCGCACCTCATCACGCCGATCATCACCAACCCCAAGCGGGCCGCCGAGGCGCTCCAGTGGGTCGTGCGCGAGATGGACCTTCGCTACGACGACCTGGCCGCGTTCGGCTACCGGCACATCGACGACTTCAACGAGGCCATCAGGAACGGCAAGGTGAAGCTGCCCGAGGGCAGCGAGCGTGAGCTGCAGCCGTACCCGTACCTGCTGGTCATCGTGGACGAGCTGGCCGACCTGATGATGGTCGCGCCGAGGGACGTCGAGGACGCCATCGTCCGCATCACCCAGCTCGCGCGGGCGGCCGGCATCCATCTGGTGCTCGCCACCCAGCGGCCGTCCGTGGACGTCGTCACCGGTCTGATCAAGGCGAACGTGCCCTCACGGCTCGCCTTCGCCACCTCCTCCCTCGCCGACTCGCGCGTCATCCTCGACCAGCCGGGCGCCGAGAAGCTGATCGGCAAGGGCGACGGGCTCTTCCTGCCGATGGGGGCGAACAAGCCGACCCGTATGCAGGGCGCGTTCGTCACCGAGGACGAGGTCGCGGCGATCGTCCAGCACTGCAAGGACCAGATGGCGCCCGTCTTCAGAGACGACGTCACCGTGGGCACCAAGCAGAAGAAGGAGATCGACGAGGAGATCGGCGACGACCTCGACCTGCTGTGCCAGGCGGCCGAACTGGTCGTCTCCACGCAGTTCGGCTCGACCTCCATGCTCCAGCGCAAGCTGCGCGTCGGCTTCGCCAAGGCCGGGCGGCTGATGGACCTCATGGAGTCCCGGGGCGTCGTCGGGCCGAGCGAGGGCTCCAAGGCGCGTGACGTTCTTGTGAAACCCGATGAGCTGGACGGCGTGCTGGCCGTGATCCGGGGGGAGACTGAGGCGTAA
- a CDS encoding HAMP domain-containing protein: MESGAATRGTKARAKGGQSLSDQRKSRKPRNGTTTVDTAALNRLLTALEAMRDGNFRKRLTVSGDGVMAEIAAVFNEVADRNLHLTGELSRVRRVVGREGKLTERLETGATEGSWAAAIDASNALVDDLVRPVSEVSRVLSAVADGDLSPRMELRTQAPDGTGHPLRGEFLKVGRTVNNLVDQLSTFTDEVTRVASEVGTEGKLGGQAKVRGMSGSWKDLTESVNTMAYRLTAQVRDIALVTTAVAKGDLSRKVTVHVAGEMLELKETVNTMVDQLSAFSSEVTRVAREVGTEGQLGGQAEVPGVAGVWKELTDSVNTMAGNLTLQMRGIAQVTTAVANGDLSQKVTVPARGEVAKLAETINQMTETLRIFADEVTRVANEVGAEGRLGGQAQVPGAAGTWKDLTDSVNTVFRNLTIQVRDIAAVTTAVANGDLSQKVTVDVAGEMLELKNTVNGMVDQLSYFGAEVTRVANEVGAEGRLGGQAQVPGAAGTWKDLTDSVNTAFRNLTGQVRNIAAVTTAVANGDLSQKVTVDVAGEMLELKNTVNTMVDQLSSFADQVTRMARDVGTEGRLGGQARVDGVSGTWKELTDSVNSMAGNLTSQVRNIAQVTTAVARGDLSQKIDVDARGEILELKNTINTMVDQLSSFADQVTRVARDVGTEGRLGGQAQVPGVAGVWRDLTESVNGMAGNLTGQVRNIAQVATAVARGDLSQKITVDARGEILELKNTLNTMVDQLSSFAEEVTRVAREVGTEGQLGGQAEVQGVSGTWKDLTQSVNFMANNLTIQVRQIAEVTTAVAKGDLSKKITVDAKGEILELVTTVNTMVDQLSSFAEQVTRVAREVGTEGILGGQAHVPGVTGIWKDLSGNVNLMAKNLTMQVRNISQVAAAVANGDLTRTVTIEAAGEVAQLADTFNSMVKTLSSFADQVTKVAREVGTDGILGGQAHVPGVAGTWKDLTESVNSMASNLTGQVRNIAMVTTAIAKGDLTKKIDIDARGEILELKTTINTMVDQLSSFAEEVTRVAREVGTEGQLGGLARVRDVDGTWRDLTESVNEMAGNLTRQVRAIARVATAVTRGDLNLKIDVDASGEIKELQDYINKMIANLRDTTIANQEQDWLKGNLARISALMQGRRDLDDVASLIMSELTPVVSAQHGAFFLALPFLDGKDLAPDNDDQYELRMLGSYGYSMGSMPTSFRPGEALVGTAAKEKRTILVENAPSGYLKISSGLGEAPPAQVIVLPVLFEGTVLGVIELASFTPFTQIQKDFLSQIAEMIATSVNTISVNTKTEVLLKQSQELTEQLRERSDELENRQKALQASNAELEEKAELLARQNRDIEVKNTEIEEARQVLEERAEQLAVSMRYKSEFLANMSHELRTPLNSLLILAKLLADNAESNLTPKQVEFAETIHGAGSDLLQLINDILDLSKVEAGKMDVSPTRIALVQLVDYVEATFRPLTAEKGLDFSVRVSPELPATLHTDEQRLLQVLRNLLSNAVKFTDSGAVELVIRPAGADVPVAIREQLLEAGSLRDADADMIAFSVTDTGIGIAASKMRVIFEAFKQADGTTSRKYGGTGLGLSISREIARLLGGEIHAQSEPGRGSTFTLYLPLHPSELPPQGYAHNASAALEAGELLESEDELAERRETPAEVKSYRETQNGAAALFRRRRRSVSAGSPSASLAQGNGHAQEHWAQQAAQEAASQARRTAARFDGEKVLIVDDDIRNVFALTSVLEQHGLSVLYAENGREGIEVLEQHDDVTVVLMDIMMPEMDGYATTTAIRRMPQFAGLPIIALTAKAMKGDREKAIDSGASDYVTKPVDPDHLLAVMEQWMRSE, from the coding sequence GTGGAGTCTGGCGCAGCGACGCGGGGCACTAAGGCGCGCGCGAAAGGCGGACAGTCCCTGAGTGACCAGCGCAAGTCGCGCAAACCGCGCAATGGAACCACGACCGTGGACACGGCCGCCCTGAACCGGCTGCTCACGGCTCTGGAAGCGATGCGCGACGGCAATTTCCGCAAGCGGCTGACGGTCTCGGGCGACGGGGTCATGGCCGAGATCGCCGCGGTCTTCAACGAGGTGGCGGACCGGAATCTGCATCTGACCGGCGAGCTGTCGCGGGTGCGGCGGGTCGTCGGGCGTGAGGGCAAGCTCACCGAGCGGCTGGAGACGGGGGCCACCGAGGGGTCCTGGGCGGCGGCGATCGACGCGTCGAACGCGCTGGTCGACGACCTCGTGCGGCCCGTCTCCGAGGTCAGCCGGGTGCTGTCGGCCGTGGCGGACGGTGATCTGTCGCCGCGCATGGAGCTGCGGACACAGGCGCCGGACGGGACCGGGCACCCGTTGCGCGGGGAGTTCCTGAAGGTCGGGCGTACGGTCAACAACCTGGTCGACCAGCTGTCCACGTTCACCGACGAGGTCACCCGGGTGGCCAGCGAGGTGGGCACCGAGGGCAAGCTGGGCGGGCAGGCCAAGGTGCGCGGCATGTCCGGTTCGTGGAAGGACCTGACGGAGTCCGTCAACACGATGGCGTATCGCCTCACCGCTCAGGTGAGGGACATCGCTCTGGTGACGACCGCGGTCGCGAAGGGTGATCTGTCCCGGAAGGTCACGGTTCACGTGGCCGGCGAGATGCTGGAGCTGAAGGAGACCGTCAACACGATGGTCGACCAGCTCTCCGCGTTCTCCTCCGAGGTGACGCGAGTCGCCCGTGAGGTGGGCACCGAGGGTCAGCTCGGGGGGCAGGCCGAGGTGCCGGGCGTGGCCGGGGTGTGGAAGGAACTCACCGATTCGGTGAACACCATGGCCGGCAACCTCACGCTTCAGATGCGCGGGATCGCTCAGGTCACCACCGCGGTCGCCAATGGTGATCTGTCGCAGAAGGTGACCGTGCCGGCGCGCGGCGAGGTCGCCAAGCTCGCCGAGACGATCAACCAGATGACCGAGACGCTGCGGATCTTCGCCGACGAGGTCACGCGTGTGGCCAACGAGGTCGGTGCCGAGGGTCGGCTGGGCGGTCAGGCCCAGGTGCCGGGTGCGGCGGGAACCTGGAAAGACCTCACCGATTCCGTGAACACCGTCTTCCGGAACCTGACCATCCAGGTGCGGGACATCGCGGCGGTGACGACGGCCGTGGCCAACGGTGACCTTTCGCAGAAGGTCACCGTGGATGTCGCGGGCGAGATGCTCGAACTGAAGAACACCGTCAACGGGATGGTCGACCAGCTCTCCTACTTCGGTGCCGAAGTGACCCGGGTGGCCAATGAGGTCGGTGCCGAGGGTCGGCTGGGTGGTCAGGCGCAGGTGCCGGGCGCGGCGGGGACGTGGAAGGACCTGACGGACTCCGTCAACACGGCGTTCCGGAATCTCACCGGACAGGTGAGGAACATCGCGGCCGTGACGACGGCCGTGGCCAACGGTGATCTCTCGCAGAAGGTCACCGTGGATGTCGCGGGCGAGATGCTCGAACTGAAGAACACCGTCAACACGATGGTCGACCAGCTGTCGAGCTTCGCCGACCAGGTGACGCGGATGGCCCGGGACGTGGGTACGGAGGGCCGGCTGGGCGGTCAGGCCCGCGTGGACGGTGTGTCCGGCACCTGGAAGGAGCTCACCGACTCCGTCAACTCGATGGCCGGCAATCTCACCTCGCAGGTGCGCAACATCGCGCAGGTGACGACGGCCGTGGCGCGCGGCGACCTGTCGCAGAAGATCGACGTGGACGCGCGCGGCGAGATCCTGGAGCTGAAGAACACCATCAACACGATGGTCGACCAGCTGTCGTCCTTCGCCGACCAGGTGACCCGGGTCGCCCGGGACGTGGGTACGGAGGGCCGTCTCGGCGGTCAGGCGCAGGTGCCCGGCGTGGCCGGTGTGTGGCGCGACCTCACCGAGTCCGTGAACGGCATGGCCGGCAACCTGACCGGCCAGGTGCGCAACATCGCCCAGGTCGCCACGGCTGTGGCCCGGGGCGACCTCTCCCAGAAGATCACCGTGGACGCGCGCGGGGAGATCCTGGAGCTGAAGAACACGCTGAACACGATGGTGGACCAGCTGTCGTCGTTCGCGGAGGAGGTCACCCGGGTCGCCCGTGAGGTGGGTACGGAGGGCCAGCTCGGCGGTCAGGCCGAGGTGCAGGGCGTCTCCGGCACCTGGAAGGACCTCACGCAGTCGGTGAACTTCATGGCGAACAACCTGACCATCCAGGTGCGCCAGATCGCCGAGGTCACGACAGCCGTCGCCAAGGGCGACCTGTCGAAGAAGATCACCGTCGACGCCAAGGGCGAGATCCTCGAACTCGTCACCACCGTCAACACGATGGTCGACCAGCTGTCGTCCTTCGCCGAGCAGGTGACCCGGGTGGCCCGTGAGGTGGGCACCGAGGGCATCCTCGGCGGCCAGGCGCACGTGCCGGGCGTCACCGGCATCTGGAAGGACCTCAGCGGCAATGTGAACCTGATGGCCAAGAACCTGACCATGCAGGTGCGGAACATCTCCCAGGTCGCCGCGGCCGTCGCCAACGGCGACCTGACCCGTACGGTCACGATCGAGGCGGCCGGTGAGGTCGCGCAGCTCGCCGACACCTTCAACAGCATGGTGAAGACGCTGAGTTCGTTCGCCGACCAGGTCACCAAGGTGGCCCGTGAGGTGGGTACGGACGGCATCCTGGGCGGCCAGGCGCATGTGCCGGGTGTGGCGGGTACGTGGAAGGACCTCACCGAGTCGGTGAACTCGATGGCGTCCAACCTCACCGGGCAGGTCCGCAACATCGCGATGGTGACGACCGCCATCGCCAAGGGCGACCTGACCAAGAAGATCGACATCGACGCGCGCGGCGAGATTCTGGAGCTGAAGACCACCATCAACACGATGGTCGACCAGCTGTCCTCCTTCGCCGAGGAGGTCACCCGCGTGGCCCGCGAGGTGGGCACCGAGGGACAGCTCGGCGGCCTCGCGCGCGTGCGGGACGTCGACGGCACCTGGCGGGACCTCACCGAGTCGGTGAACGAGATGGCCGGGAACCTGACCCGGCAGGTGCGTGCCATCGCGCGCGTGGCCACCGCGGTGACCCGGGGCGACCTGAACCTCAAGATCGACGTCGACGCGTCCGGCGAGATCAAGGAGCTGCAGGACTACATCAACAAGATGATCGCCAACCTGCGCGACACCACGATCGCCAACCAGGAGCAGGACTGGCTCAAGGGCAACCTCGCCCGGATCTCCGCCCTGATGCAGGGCCGGCGGGACCTCGACGACGTGGCCTCGCTGATCATGAGCGAGCTGACGCCGGTGGTGTCCGCGCAGCACGGCGCGTTCTTCCTCGCGCTGCCGTTCCTCGACGGCAAGGACCTGGCCCCGGACAACGACGACCAGTACGAGCTGCGCATGCTCGGCTCGTACGGCTATTCGATGGGTTCGATGCCGACGTCGTTCCGGCCCGGGGAGGCGCTGGTCGGGACGGCGGCCAAGGAGAAGCGCACCATCCTGGTGGAGAACGCGCCCAGCGGCTACCTGAAGATCTCCTCCGGGCTCGGCGAGGCGCCCCCCGCGCAGGTCATCGTGTTGCCGGTGCTCTTCGAGGGGACCGTGCTCGGGGTGATCGAGCTGGCGTCGTTCACGCCGTTCACGCAGATCCAGAAGGACTTCCTGAGCCAGATCGCGGAGATGATCGCGACGAGCGTCAACACCATCTCCGTCAACACCAAGACCGAGGTGCTGCTGAAGCAGTCGCAGGAGCTGACCGAGCAACTGCGTGAGCGGTCCGACGAGTTGGAGAACCGGCAGAAGGCCCTCCAGGCGTCCAACGCCGAACTGGAGGAGAAGGCCGAGCTGCTGGCCCGGCAGAACCGGGACATCGAGGTCAAGAACACCGAGATCGAGGAGGCGCGGCAGGTCCTGGAGGAGCGCGCCGAGCAGCTCGCGGTGTCCATGCGCTACAAGAGCGAGTTCCTCGCGAACATGTCGCACGAGCTGCGCACGCCGCTGAACTCGCTGCTGATCCTCGCCAAGCTGCTCGCCGACAACGCCGAGTCGAACCTGACGCCGAAGCAGGTCGAGTTCGCCGAGACGATTCACGGGGCGGGTTCGGACCTGCTCCAGCTCATCAACGACATCCTGGACCTGTCGAAGGTCGAGGCGGGCAAGATGGACGTCTCGCCCACCCGGATCGCCCTCGTCCAGCTCGTCGACTACGTGGAGGCCACCTTCCGGCCGCTGACCGCGGAGAAGGGGCTCGACTTCTCCGTACGGGTCTCGCCGGAGCTGCCCGCCACGCTGCACACGGACGAACAGCGCCTGTTGCAGGTCTTGCGGAACCTGCTGTCCAACGCGGTGAAGTTCACCGACTCCGGGGCCGTGGAGCTGGTCATCCGGCCGGCGGGCGCGGATGTGCCGGTGGCCATTCGGGAACAGCTGCTGGAGGCGGGCTCGCTGCGGGACGCGGACGCCGACATGATCGCCTTCTCGGTGACGGACACGGGCATCGGGATCGCGGCCAGCAAGATGCGGGTCATCTTCGAGGCGTTCAAGCAGGCGGACGGCACCACGAGCCGCAAGTACGGCGGTACGGGTCTGGGGTTGTCCATCTCGCGGGAGATCGCCCGGCTGCTGGGCGGCGAGATCCACGCGCAGAGCGAGCCGGGACGCGGTTCCACCTTCACCCTGTATCTGCCGCTGCACCCGAGCGAACTGCCGCCGCAGGGCTACGCGCACAACGCGTCCGCCGCGCTGGAGGCGGGGGAGCTGCTGGAGTCCGAGGACGAGCTGGCCGAGCGCCGGGAGACGCCGGCCGAGGTGAAGTCGTACCGCGAGACCCAGAACGGGGCCGCCGCGCTCTTCAGGCGGCGCCGCCGGTCCGTGTCGGCCGGTTCCCCGTCCGCCTCGCTCGCGCAGGGCAACGGGCACGCGCAGGAGCACTGGGCGCAGCAGGCCGCTCAGGAGGCGGCGTCGCAGGCGCGCCGGACGGCGGCCCGCTTCGACGGCGAGAAGGTCCTCATCGTCGACGACGACATCCGTAACGTCTTCGCGCTCACCAGCGTCCTGGAGCAGCACGGCCTGTCCGTGCTGTACGCCGAGAACGGCCGTGAGGGCATCGAGGTCCTGGAGCAGCACGACGATGTGACGGTCGTGCTGATGGACATCATGATGCCCGAGATGGACGGGTACGCGACGACCACGGCGATCCGCCGGATGCCCCAGTTCGCCGGGCTGCCGATCATCGCGCTGACGGCCAAGGCGATGAAGGGCGACCGGGAGAAGGCGATCGACTCGGGTGCTTCCGACTATGTGACGAAGCCGGTCGATCCGGATCATCTGCTGGCGGTCATGGAGCAGTGGATGCGAAGTGAGTGA
- a CDS encoding response regulator: MVQKAKILLVDDRPENLLALEAILSALDQTLVRASSGEEALKALLTDDFAVILLDVQMPGMDGFETAAHIKRRERTRDIPIIFLTAINHGPHHTFRGYAAGAVDYISKPFDPWVLRAKVSVFVELYMKNCQLREQAALLRLQLEGGGKGAAGGSKEPSGGILAELSARLAAVEEQAEALSKQLDDDSADAAAVATAAHLERKLTGLRRALDALEPGTGGPSPMPSQN, from the coding sequence ATGGTGCAGAAGGCCAAGATCCTCCTGGTCGATGACCGGCCGGAGAATCTGTTGGCGCTGGAGGCCATCCTCTCCGCGCTCGATCAGACACTGGTGCGGGCATCGTCCGGGGAGGAAGCGCTCAAGGCGCTGCTGACGGACGACTTCGCGGTCATTCTGCTGGACGTCCAGATGCCGGGAATGGACGGTTTCGAAACGGCCGCGCACATCAAGCGGCGCGAACGGACCCGGGACATCCCGATCATTTTCCTCACCGCCATCAACCACGGACCGCATCACACGTTCCGTGGGTACGCGGCGGGTGCGGTCGACTACATCTCGAAGCCGTTCGACCCGTGGGTGCTGCGCGCCAAGGTCTCCGTCTTCGTCGAGCTGTACATGAAGAACTGCCAGCTCAGGGAGCAGGCGGCGCTGCTGCGACTCCAGTTGGAGGGCGGGGGCAAGGGTGCGGCGGGCGGTTCCAAGGAGCCCTCCGGTGGCATCCTCGCCGAACTCTCCGCGCGGCTCGCGGCCGTGGAGGAGCAGGCGGAGGCGCTCTCCAAACAGCTCGACGACGACTCCGCGGACGCCGCGGCGGTGGCCACAGCGGCCCATCTCGAGCGCAAACTCACCGGCCTGCGCCGGGCGCTGGACGCGCTGGAGCCGGGCACGGGCGGACCTTCACCGATGCCGTCGCAGAACTGA
- a CDS encoding helix-turn-helix domain-containing protein, whose translation MSIGNSPDGNFPEDERPFEDDRDERSAERPSIGRALQQARIEAGLTVDDVSNATRVRIAIVHAIEQDDFAPCGGDVYARGHIRTLARAVRIDPAPLLEQFAEAHGGRPAPTPAAPLFEAERVRPERRGPNWTAAMVAAIVAVIGFVGFTAFSGGDDDGDTTQVAEGSTPTTGKSPSPTPKADKPDADPKPDPTDSAIAAAPRDKVTVQVSASDGRSWISAKDHNGRFLWDGLLKQGQSKTFQDSSRIDLVLGDAGAVQLYVNGKKIKDDFQPGQVERLTYTKGDPEVG comes from the coding sequence GTGTCCATCGGCAACTCCCCTGACGGCAACTTCCCCGAAGACGAGCGTCCGTTCGAAGACGACCGTGACGAACGCTCGGCGGAACGCCCCTCGATCGGCCGTGCCCTCCAGCAGGCCCGCATCGAGGCCGGGCTGACCGTCGACGACGTCAGCAACGCCACCCGGGTCCGCATCGCCATCGTGCACGCGATCGAGCAGGACGACTTCGCCCCCTGCGGCGGCGACGTCTACGCGCGCGGTCACATCCGCACCCTCGCGCGCGCCGTGCGCATCGACCCCGCCCCGCTCCTCGAACAGTTCGCGGAGGCGCACGGCGGGCGGCCCGCGCCGACCCCGGCGGCCCCGCTGTTCGAGGCGGAGCGGGTCCGTCCCGAACGACGCGGCCCCAACTGGACCGCCGCCATGGTCGCCGCGATCGTCGCGGTGATCGGCTTCGTCGGCTTCACCGCGTTCAGCGGCGGGGACGACGACGGCGACACCACGCAGGTCGCCGAGGGTTCCACGCCGACCACCGGCAAGTCCCCCTCGCCGACGCCCAAGGCCGACAAGCCCGACGCCGACCCGAAGCCCGACCCGACCGACAGCGCCATCGCGGCCGCGCCCCGCGACAAGGTGACCGTGCAGGTCAGCGCGTCCGACGGCCGCAGCTGGATCTCCGCCAAGGACCACAACGGCCGCTTCCTGTGGGACGGCCTGCTCAAGCAGGGCCAGTCCAAGACCTTCCAGGACAGCTCCAGGATCGACCTCGTCCTCGGTGACGCCGGAGCCGTCCAGCTCTACGTCAACGGCAAGAAGATCAAGGACGACTTCCAGCCCGGCCAGGTCGAACGACTGACGTACACGAAGGGCGACCCGGAGGTCGGCTGA